One Rhizoctonia solani chromosome 2, complete sequence DNA segment encodes these proteins:
- a CDS encoding inositol phosphorylceramide synthase subunit Kei1: protein MAVLCSIGGITGFARTKSIPSLVAGVGVGGMYGYAGYQIRNGGNYGYETALAASVILFLSSVPRARKGPVPLTLSITSAAAAIYYAKVVYDFRFTMVNHEGLGVQCSSRSRSRSPSWRDERELLPYQRKFAPPTAVGAIPAYPASPRTPSPSRRSSSPAAPGYREFKPRNQHIMGVTMILLFALINKVAGVYGLVSLFFGGSAAQISMYVYSSLAIVALAWGLKAVTDEDPKRTFYFAHIFVADHLLGTIWTVFFAVLWWVYNPHDGEKVVNSAAQEAMAGAHGNTTMTHEERVAAAQLIWNKEKGLAAAVLIAGWISKIYFAALIYSYATHLRQGSYRTLPMTAALANSISNNGDNTLMESDLESDDETDGSTLYRMPVRTPRTGDNFAEFSNGPSRGRKPGTSKGSKLGEPIDSNEEEVLWDEEEERAGASGMSSKLETESDLSSSTDPEAQVRPSHIR from the exons ATGGCGGTCCTCTGCTCGATTGGAGGTATCACTGGATTTGCAAGGACAAAGTCTATACCATCACTGGTTGCTG GTGTCGGTGTTGGTGGCATGTATGGTTATGCGGGATACCAAATTCGGAACGGTGGAAACTATGGATATGAAACAGCCCTTG CTGCGTCTGTCATCCTTTTCCTTTCCTCCGTTCCTCGTGCTCGCAAGGGGCCTGTCCCTCTCACGCTATCGATCACTTCGGCAGCAGCAGCGATATATTACGCCAAAGTGGTGTATGACTTCCG ATTCACAATGGTCAACCACGAAGGGCTTGGAGTGCAGTGCAGCTCTCGTTCCCGGTCTCGTTCCCCAAGCTGGCGAGATGAACGCGAACTACTCCCATAT CAACGAAAGTTCGCTCCTCCCACCGCGGTCGGCGCGATACCAGCATATCCTGCTTCACCGCGCACTCCAAGCCCGTCTCGCCGTTCAAGCTCTCCTGCAGCTCCTGGGTATCGCGAGTTTAAACCTCGTAATCAACACATCATGG GAGTTACGATGATTTTGTTGTTCGCA TTAATTAACAAGGTCGCTGGTGTATATGGCCTGGTCTCCTTGTTTTTTGGAGGATCGGCTGCTCAAATCAGCATGTACGTCTATTCTTCGCTCGCCATAGTGGCGTTGGCTTGGGGCTTGAAAGCCGTTACGGAT GAAGATCCAAAGCGTACCTTTTACTTTGCACATATTTTTGTGGCTGATCATCTACTCGGGACTATCTGGACCGTATTTTTTGCTGTTCTGTGGTGGGTATACAACCCCCACGACGGGGAAAAAGTTGTGAACTCGGCGGCCCAGGAGGCCATGGCCGGCGCTCATGGCAACACAACTATGACACATGAGGAGAGAGTAGCAGCGGCGCAGCTCATatggaacaaggagaagggactCGCTGCAGCCGTTCTCATTGCGGGGTGGATATCAAAG ATCTACTTTGCAGCATTGATATACTCATATGCCACCCACCTTCGTCAAGGTTCTTACCGTACCCTACCCATGACAGCTGCTCTTGCAAACAGTATTTCGAATAACGGCGACAACACGTTGATGGAATCGGATCTAGAAAGCGATGACGAGACGGACGGTTCCACTCTATACCGCATGCCTGTCAGAACCCCAAGGACCGGCGACAATTTTGCAGAATTTTCGAACGGGCCCAGTCGTGGCCGCAAACCGGGAACTTCCAAGGGATCTAAACTCGGGGAGCCGATAGATTCAAATGAAGAGGAAGTGCTTTgggacgaggaggaagaacggGCTGGTGCAAGTGGTATGAGTAGTAAACTTGAAACCGAGAGCGATCTGTCGAGCTCAACTGATCCCGAAGCGCAAGTTCGACCATCGCATATTCGCTGA
- a CDS encoding eukaryotic translation initiation factor 4E type 2 has protein sequence MAGNPGYFSNHSQTRLTNTTGSNNNPSPVSTPAPSGPNGNSLTGPNSRSRSTSGAAPPSAVRSKHFSLSVTGTERPSGEKGRGTSADRTGNGSGLAAVHPLKSTWVIWFHQRQNRTPQTLINYEEGIKRVTAFSSVESFWSIFTHLNPPSNLQPTTDYLIFHSGVQRPVWEDPMNVKGGKWSIRLRKGVADRLWEDLILALIGDQFEDEDEVCGCVLSVRIQEDIISIWNKDESNSQVLNRIR, from the exons ATGGCTGGTAACCCAGGCTATTTCTCCAACCACAGCCAAACCCGCTTGACGAATACTACTGGAAGCAATAATAATCCATCTCCTGTGTCTACCCCTGCTCCATCTGGCCCCAACGGAAACTCTCTGACGGGACCTAATTCTCGATCTCGGAGTACATCAGGCGCCGCACCTCCGTCTGCCGTGCGCTCTAAACATTTTTCTCTTTCCGTAACTGGGACCGAAAGGCCATCTGGAGAAAAAGGACGTGGCACGAGCGCAGATCGCACGGGCAATGGCAGTGGCTTGGCTGCAGTTCATCCACTCAAATCCAC CTGGGTGATCTGGTTCCACCAGCGCCAAAACAGAACACCACAGACACTCATTAATTATG AGGAGGGAATCAAGCGTGTGACTGCTTTTAGCTCC GTCGAATCGTTTTGGTCCATCTTCACTCACCTGAACCCCCCATCAAACCTCCAACCAACTACCGACTACCTCATCTTTCACTCCGGAGTTCAGCGGCCCGTTTGGGAGGACCCGATGAATGTAAAAGGCGGAAAATGGAGTATCCGTTTGCGCAAAGGTGTCGCAGACAGGCTCTGGGAGGATCTCATACTTGCTCTCATTGGTGATCAattcgaggacgaggacgaggtcTGTGGATGTGTCCTTAGCGTGCGCATCCAAGAAGATATCATTAGCATTTGGAACAAGGACGAGAGTAATAGCCAGGTGTTAAATAGGATACGGTGA